From a single Populus trichocarpa isolate Nisqually-1 chromosome 17, P.trichocarpa_v4.1, whole genome shotgun sequence genomic region:
- the LOC18106558 gene encoding SUPPRESSOR OF ABI3-5 isoform X5 has product MDPGRYGLQQGWDNNSALEGYGAVHEPNYRRVGGSYNNRRFINDRYSRDNVYPRNAFHRDILERENYPPPAVDVWPQSRRRSYEEEYPIEKESRRHERQNFDSYHDMDAVHDRDGYHSIDNYRDHKFDRASRFGEHDRDDYAYDDYDYKSRTSYQKRGDSRERDYEYGRRSYDSDYERGSRRDGNWRRHESHDRECDKRALSQEKSQSPHRWHERSQSRGYDDRPRSRSPRSRSHSRSQREDSYDDGRHERNERRRDREDKRHPGHYDMAPSATVVVKGLSQKTTDEDLYQILAEWGPLRHVRVIKERNSGISRGFAFIDFPSVGAACAMMDRIGDDGLVVDDRKLFFEYSSKPTGGSGGPFGQDKSGQHRKITVPSDWMCTICGCINFARRTSCFQCNEPRADDAPPADIALSNPPSLGKKGFEAGPTHVLVVRGLDDNADEEMLRYEFSKHAPIKDLRLVRDKFTHVSRGFAFVHFHSVEDATKALDATIGTTLEKNGQILRVAYAKSILGPGASGPSQSSSLAAAAIEAAAFSQQYDAAGWAPKEYNPDDNQSAGGQEQAGGEITVQKDGSAPQSGFVWDEASGYYYDAASGFYFDGNTGLYYDGNQGVWYSYDQQTQQYIPFTDNNDNKASSNQSENSKSSDGSSNRKVVISAPAATITSTEKAASLPDAVQAAASAALAAEKKEKEKAKEIKLASKSSILANKKKMNNVLTMWKQRSHEGQTTRVALDDSHPSTPADDRSFSVGQSTKSKFKSDTTTTKKSSMSSSGVVTAPSAQTNGLESSVKPRPVSNSSGGTLMGVIRGSGRGVVKSDTSYSGPSAGVSTSNAAVPLTMAGSSTNADTSSFATPFRTDVSALGSYTPPVAAGSGKRRFSEMPLPSAATHKEQPQNSYRDRAAERRSLYGSSSVGDDLPDADPHLSFPKLLSDSSEWVPMFYFIVILTCEESFVFAIHDLLKIGILHSKGVLWIQCLSPLVLEEDV; this is encoded by the exons ATGGATCCTGGTCGCTATGGCCTTCAGCAAGGATGGGATAATAACAGC GCTCTGGAGGGGTATGGTGCTGTCCATGAGCCTAACTACCG cagGGTTGGTGGTTCATATAATAATAGGAGGTTTATCAATGACCGGTATTCAAGGGATAATGTCTACCCAAGAAATGCCTTCCACAGGGACATTCTAGAGAGGGAGAATTATCCCCCTCCTGCTGTTGATGTTTGGCCCCAATCAAGAAGGAGAAGTTATGAAGAAGAATACCCCATCGAGAAGGAGTCTAGGAGACATGAGAGACAGAACTTTGATTCTTATCATGATATGGATGCTGTTCATGATCGGGATGGCTACCATAGCATCGACAACTACCGTGATCATAAATTTGACAGGGCTTCTAGGTTTGGGGAACATGACCGTGATGATTATGCATATGATGATTATGACTATAAGTCACGTACTTCCTATCAGAAACGGGGGGATAGCCGTGAGAGGGATTATGAATATGGTCGCCGTAGTTATGATTCTGATTATGAAAGAGGCAGCAGGAGAGATGGCAATTGGAGGAGGCATGAATCCCATGATCGAGAATGTGATAAGAGAGCTTTGAGTCAGGAAAAATCTCAGAGTCCACATAGATGGCATGAACGATCTCAGTCTCGTGGATATGATGATCGTCCTAGATCCAGGTCCCCTCGAAGTCGAAGTCATAGCCGAAGTCAACGGGAGGACAGCTATGATGATGGCAGACATGAGAGGAATGAAAGGAGGAGGGACCGTGAAGACAAGCGTCACCCTGGTCATTATGACATG GCTCCATCCGCAACTGTTGTTGTGAAAGGTCTCTCACAGAAGACGACTGATGAAGATCTTTACCAGATACTT GCTGAGTGGGGGCCGCTTCGCCATGTTCGTGTGATCAAAGAGAGGAATTCTGGCATCTCCCGTGGATTTGCGTTTATTGATTTTCCTTCTGTG GGAGCAGCATGTGCAATGATGGATAGGATTGGGGATGATGGTCTTGTTGTTGATGACAGAAAGCTTTTCTTTGAGTACAG CAGTAAGCCAACTGGGGGGTCAGGTGGACCTTTTGGTCAAGATAAATCTGGTCAGCACAGAAAAATCACAGTGCCATCTGATTGGATGTGCACCATTTGTGGCTGTATCAATTTTGCAAGGCGTACATCCTGCTTTCAG TGCAATGAGCCACGAGCTGATGATGCACCACCAGCAGATATAGCTTTATCAAATCCACCATCCTTAGGAAAGAAAGGATTTGAGGCAG GTCCAACTCATGTTTTGGTAGTTCGTGGATTGGATGATAATGCGGATGAGGAGATGCTTCGCTATGAATTTTCCAAACATGCTCCAATAAAG GATCTTCGACTGGTTAGAGATAAGTTTACTCATGTTTCAAGGGGATTTGCGTTTGTACATTTCCATTCG GTTGAGGATGCTACTAAAGCCCTTGATGCGACCATTGGAACCACTCTTGAGAAGAATGGGCAGATCTTACGAGTGGCTTATGCAAAGAGCATTCTTGGCCCAGGGGCATCAGGACCGTCACAGTCAAGCAGCTTAGCAGCAGCTGCAATTGAGGCAGCGGCATTTTCCCAACAG TATGATGCTGCTGGATGGGCACCCAAGGAATATAACCCAGATGACAATCAATCTGCTGGTGGGCAGGAGCAAGCCGGTGGGGAGATTACAGTTCAAAAGGATGGTTCTGCACCACAATCTGGTTTTGTGTGGGATGAAGCATCTGGTTATTACTATGATGCTGCTTCGGGCTTCTACTTTGATGGAAATACAG GTCTTTATTATGATGGCAATCAAGGGGTTTGGTACTCTTATGACCAGCAAACTCAGCAGTACATCCCTTTCACAGATAACAATGACAATAAAGCATCTAGTAATCAGTCTGAGAATTCCAAGTCATCTGACGGTTCCAGTAACAGAAAAGTAGTAATTTCTGCTCCAGCTGCTACAATTACATCCACAGAGAAGGCTGCCTCATTACCTGATGCTGTCCAGGCTGCTGCTTCAGCAGCATTAGCtgcagagaaaaaagagaaggagaaagcaAAAGAGATAAAACTTGCTTCAAAGAGCAGTATTTTGgctaacaagaagaaaatgaacaatGTATTAACAATGTGGAAGCAAAGGAGTCATGAAGGACAGACTACCCGTGTGGCTCTTGATGATAGTCATCCATCTACTCCAGCTGATGACAGGTCGTTTTCAGTTGGGCAATCCACGAAGAGCAAGTTTAAATCTGATACAACAACCACAAAGAAGAGCTCTATGTCCAGTTCAGGAGTAGTCACAGCTCCATCTGCCCAAACTAATGGTTTGGAGTCTTCAGTCAAGCCAAGACCTGTGAGCAACAGCTCAGGAGGGACTTTGATGGGGGTTATAAGGGGTTCTGGACGAGGTGTTGTGAAGTCTGATACTTCATATTCTGGACCATCTGCTGGTGTTTCTACATCCAATGCTGCTGTACCTCTAACCATGGCAGGTTCATCAACAAATGCAGATACATCTTCTTTTGCAACTCCTTTTAGGACAGATGTATCTGCATTGGGCTCTTACACACCACCTGTGGCTGCTGGGAGTGGCAAGAGGAGATTTTCTGAAATGCCTCTACCATCTGCTGCTACTCACAAGGAGCAACCACAAAATTCCTACAGGGATCGTGCAGCTGAAAGGAGGAGCTTGTATGGTTCTTCTTCTGTTGGAGACGATTTGCCTGATGCGGATCCTC ATCTTAGTTTTCCCAAACTTCTCAGTGATTCGAGTGAATGGGTTCCCATGTTTTACTTCATAGTAATATTAACTTGTGAGGAATCCTTTGTGTTTGCCATTCATGATCTCTTAAAGATCGGGATTCTGCATTCAAAAGGAGTACTTTGGATCCAATGCCTTTCCCCCCTGGTGTTGGAGGAGGACGTGTGA
- the LOC18106558 gene encoding SUPPRESSOR OF ABI3-5 isoform X4: MDPGRYGLQQGWDNNSALEGYGAVHEPNYRRVGGSYNNRRFINDRYSRDNVYPRNAFHRDILERENYPPPAVDVWPQSRRRSYEEEYPIEKESRRHERQNFDSYHDMDAVHDRDGYHSIDNYRDHKFDRASRFGEHDRDDYAYDDYDYKSRTSYQKRGDSRERDYEYGRRSYDSDYERGSRRDGNWRRHESHDRECDKRALSQEKSQSPHRWHERSQSRGYDDRPRSRSPRSRSHSRSQREDSYDDGRHERNERRRDREDKRHPGHYDMAEWGPLRHVRVIKERNSGISRGFAFIDFPSVGAACAMMDRIGDDGLVVDDRKLFFEYSSKPTGGSGGPFGQDKSGQHRKITVPSDWMCTICGCINFARRTSCFQCNEPRADDAPPADIALSNPPSLGKKGFEAGPTHVLVVRGLDDNADEEMLRYEFSKHAPIKDLRLVRDKFTHVSRGFAFVHFHSVEDATKALDATIGTTLEKNGQILRVAYAKSILGPGASGPSQSSSLAAAAIEAAAFSQQYDAAGWAPKEYNPDDNQSAGGQEQAGGEITVQKDGSAPQSGFVWDEASGYYYDAASGFYFDGNTGLYYDGNQGVWYSYDQQTQQYIPFTDNNDNKASSNQSENSKSSDGSSNRKVVISAPAATITSTEKAASLPDAVQAAASAALAAEKKEKEKAKEIKLASKSSILANKKKMNNVLTMWKQRSHEGQTTRVALDDSHPSTPADDRSFSVGQSTKSKFKSDTTTTKKSSMSSSGVVTAPSAQTNGLESSVKPRPVSNSSGGTLMGVIRGSGRGVVKSDTSYSGPSAGVSTSNAAVPLTMAGSSTNADTSSFATPFRTDVSALGSYTPPVAAGSGKRRFSEMPLPSAATHKEQPQNSYRDRAAERRSLYGSSSVGDDLPDADPHRDSAFKRSTLDPMPFPPGVGGGRVIGDAQSYEVITADKALGESNVGNRMLRNMGWQEGSGLGKDGGGMVEPVQAQAIDRRAGLGSQQKKLDPSLEVQAGDSYKTLIQKKALARFREM, from the exons ATGGATCCTGGTCGCTATGGCCTTCAGCAAGGATGGGATAATAACAGC GCTCTGGAGGGGTATGGTGCTGTCCATGAGCCTAACTACCG cagGGTTGGTGGTTCATATAATAATAGGAGGTTTATCAATGACCGGTATTCAAGGGATAATGTCTACCCAAGAAATGCCTTCCACAGGGACATTCTAGAGAGGGAGAATTATCCCCCTCCTGCTGTTGATGTTTGGCCCCAATCAAGAAGGAGAAGTTATGAAGAAGAATACCCCATCGAGAAGGAGTCTAGGAGACATGAGAGACAGAACTTTGATTCTTATCATGATATGGATGCTGTTCATGATCGGGATGGCTACCATAGCATCGACAACTACCGTGATCATAAATTTGACAGGGCTTCTAGGTTTGGGGAACATGACCGTGATGATTATGCATATGATGATTATGACTATAAGTCACGTACTTCCTATCAGAAACGGGGGGATAGCCGTGAGAGGGATTATGAATATGGTCGCCGTAGTTATGATTCTGATTATGAAAGAGGCAGCAGGAGAGATGGCAATTGGAGGAGGCATGAATCCCATGATCGAGAATGTGATAAGAGAGCTTTGAGTCAGGAAAAATCTCAGAGTCCACATAGATGGCATGAACGATCTCAGTCTCGTGGATATGATGATCGTCCTAGATCCAGGTCCCCTCGAAGTCGAAGTCATAGCCGAAGTCAACGGGAGGACAGCTATGATGATGGCAGACATGAGAGGAATGAAAGGAGGAGGGACCGTGAAGACAAGCGTCACCCTGGTCATTATGACATG GCTGAGTGGGGGCCGCTTCGCCATGTTCGTGTGATCAAAGAGAGGAATTCTGGCATCTCCCGTGGATTTGCGTTTATTGATTTTCCTTCTGTG GGAGCAGCATGTGCAATGATGGATAGGATTGGGGATGATGGTCTTGTTGTTGATGACAGAAAGCTTTTCTTTGAGTACAG CAGTAAGCCAACTGGGGGGTCAGGTGGACCTTTTGGTCAAGATAAATCTGGTCAGCACAGAAAAATCACAGTGCCATCTGATTGGATGTGCACCATTTGTGGCTGTATCAATTTTGCAAGGCGTACATCCTGCTTTCAG TGCAATGAGCCACGAGCTGATGATGCACCACCAGCAGATATAGCTTTATCAAATCCACCATCCTTAGGAAAGAAAGGATTTGAGGCAG GTCCAACTCATGTTTTGGTAGTTCGTGGATTGGATGATAATGCGGATGAGGAGATGCTTCGCTATGAATTTTCCAAACATGCTCCAATAAAG GATCTTCGACTGGTTAGAGATAAGTTTACTCATGTTTCAAGGGGATTTGCGTTTGTACATTTCCATTCG GTTGAGGATGCTACTAAAGCCCTTGATGCGACCATTGGAACCACTCTTGAGAAGAATGGGCAGATCTTACGAGTGGCTTATGCAAAGAGCATTCTTGGCCCAGGGGCATCAGGACCGTCACAGTCAAGCAGCTTAGCAGCAGCTGCAATTGAGGCAGCGGCATTTTCCCAACAG TATGATGCTGCTGGATGGGCACCCAAGGAATATAACCCAGATGACAATCAATCTGCTGGTGGGCAGGAGCAAGCCGGTGGGGAGATTACAGTTCAAAAGGATGGTTCTGCACCACAATCTGGTTTTGTGTGGGATGAAGCATCTGGTTATTACTATGATGCTGCTTCGGGCTTCTACTTTGATGGAAATACAG GTCTTTATTATGATGGCAATCAAGGGGTTTGGTACTCTTATGACCAGCAAACTCAGCAGTACATCCCTTTCACAGATAACAATGACAATAAAGCATCTAGTAATCAGTCTGAGAATTCCAAGTCATCTGACGGTTCCAGTAACAGAAAAGTAGTAATTTCTGCTCCAGCTGCTACAATTACATCCACAGAGAAGGCTGCCTCATTACCTGATGCTGTCCAGGCTGCTGCTTCAGCAGCATTAGCtgcagagaaaaaagagaaggagaaagcaAAAGAGATAAAACTTGCTTCAAAGAGCAGTATTTTGgctaacaagaagaaaatgaacaatGTATTAACAATGTGGAAGCAAAGGAGTCATGAAGGACAGACTACCCGTGTGGCTCTTGATGATAGTCATCCATCTACTCCAGCTGATGACAGGTCGTTTTCAGTTGGGCAATCCACGAAGAGCAAGTTTAAATCTGATACAACAACCACAAAGAAGAGCTCTATGTCCAGTTCAGGAGTAGTCACAGCTCCATCTGCCCAAACTAATGGTTTGGAGTCTTCAGTCAAGCCAAGACCTGTGAGCAACAGCTCAGGAGGGACTTTGATGGGGGTTATAAGGGGTTCTGGACGAGGTGTTGTGAAGTCTGATACTTCATATTCTGGACCATCTGCTGGTGTTTCTACATCCAATGCTGCTGTACCTCTAACCATGGCAGGTTCATCAACAAATGCAGATACATCTTCTTTTGCAACTCCTTTTAGGACAGATGTATCTGCATTGGGCTCTTACACACCACCTGTGGCTGCTGGGAGTGGCAAGAGGAGATTTTCTGAAATGCCTCTACCATCTGCTGCTACTCACAAGGAGCAACCACAAAATTCCTACAGGGATCGTGCAGCTGAAAGGAGGAGCTTGTATGGTTCTTCTTCTGTTGGAGACGATTTGCCTGATGCGGATCCTC ATCGGGATTCTGCATTCAAAAGGAGTACTTTGGATCCAATGCCTTTCCCCCCTGGTGTTGGAGGAGGACGTGTGATTGGAGATGCTCAGAGTTATGAGGTGATTACAGCAGACAAGGCACTTGGTGAGAGCAATGTAGGCAATCGAATGCTTCGCAATATGGGCTGGCAAGAGGGCTCG GGGCTGGGGAAGGATGGCGGTGGAATGGTTGAACCAGTTCAAGCACAAGCCATAGATAGGAGAGCAGGACTTGGGAGTCAGCAGAAGAAGTTGGATCCTAGTCTTGAGGTGCAGGCTGGGGATAGTTACAAAACACTGATTCAAAAGAAGGCTCTTGCTAGGTTCCGGGAGATGTAG
- the LOC18106558 gene encoding SUPPRESSOR OF ABI3-5 isoform X2, with translation MDPGRYGLQQGWDNNSALEGYGAVHEPNYRRVGGSYNNRRFINDRYSRDNVYPRNAFHRDILERENYPPPAVDVWPQSRRRSYEEEYPIEKESRRHERQNFDSYHDMDAVHDRDGYHSIDNYRDHKFDRASRFGEHDRDDYAYDDYDYKSRTSYQKRGDSRERDYEYGRRSYDSDYERGSRRDGNWRRHESHDRECDKRALSQEKSQSPHRWHERSQSRGYDDRPRSRSPRSRSHSRSQREDSYDDGRHERNERRRDREDKRHPGHYDMAPSATVVVKGLSQKTTDEDLYQILAEWGPLRHVRVIKERNSGISRGFAFIDFPSVGAACAMMDRIGDDGLVVDDRKLFFEYSKPTGGSGGPFGQDKSGQHRKITVPSDWMCTICGCINFARRTSCFQCNEPRADDAPPADIALSNPPSLGKKGFEAGPTHVLVVRGLDDNADEEMLRYEFSKHAPIKDLRLVRDKFTHVSRGFAFVHFHSVEDATKALDATIGTTLEKNGQILRVAYAKSILGPGASGPSQSSSLAAAAIEAAAFSQQYDAAGWAPKEYNPDDNQSAGGQEQAGGEITVQKDGSAPQSGFVWDEASGYYYDAASGFYFDGNTGLYYDGNQGVWYSYDQQTQQYIPFTDNNDNKASSNQSENSKSSDGSSNRKVVISAPAATITSTEKAASLPDAVQAAASAALAAEKKEKEKAKEIKLASKSSILANKKKMNNVLTMWKQRSHEGQTTRVALDDSHPSTPADDRSFSVGQSTKSKFKSDTTTTKKSSMSSSGVVTAPSAQTNGLESSVKPRPVSNSSGGTLMGVIRGSGRGVVKSDTSYSGPSAGVSTSNAAVPLTMAGSSTNADTSSFATPFRTDVSALGSYTPPVAAGSGKRRFSEMPLPSAATHKEQPQNSYRDRAAERRSLYGSSSVGDDLPDADPHRDSAFKRSTLDPMPFPPGVGGGRVIGDAQSYEVITADKALGESNVGNRMLRNMGWQEGSGLGKDGGGMVEPVQAQAIDRRAGLGSQQKKLDPSLEVQAGDSYKTLIQKKALARFREM, from the exons ATGGATCCTGGTCGCTATGGCCTTCAGCAAGGATGGGATAATAACAGC GCTCTGGAGGGGTATGGTGCTGTCCATGAGCCTAACTACCG cagGGTTGGTGGTTCATATAATAATAGGAGGTTTATCAATGACCGGTATTCAAGGGATAATGTCTACCCAAGAAATGCCTTCCACAGGGACATTCTAGAGAGGGAGAATTATCCCCCTCCTGCTGTTGATGTTTGGCCCCAATCAAGAAGGAGAAGTTATGAAGAAGAATACCCCATCGAGAAGGAGTCTAGGAGACATGAGAGACAGAACTTTGATTCTTATCATGATATGGATGCTGTTCATGATCGGGATGGCTACCATAGCATCGACAACTACCGTGATCATAAATTTGACAGGGCTTCTAGGTTTGGGGAACATGACCGTGATGATTATGCATATGATGATTATGACTATAAGTCACGTACTTCCTATCAGAAACGGGGGGATAGCCGTGAGAGGGATTATGAATATGGTCGCCGTAGTTATGATTCTGATTATGAAAGAGGCAGCAGGAGAGATGGCAATTGGAGGAGGCATGAATCCCATGATCGAGAATGTGATAAGAGAGCTTTGAGTCAGGAAAAATCTCAGAGTCCACATAGATGGCATGAACGATCTCAGTCTCGTGGATATGATGATCGTCCTAGATCCAGGTCCCCTCGAAGTCGAAGTCATAGCCGAAGTCAACGGGAGGACAGCTATGATGATGGCAGACATGAGAGGAATGAAAGGAGGAGGGACCGTGAAGACAAGCGTCACCCTGGTCATTATGACATG GCTCCATCCGCAACTGTTGTTGTGAAAGGTCTCTCACAGAAGACGACTGATGAAGATCTTTACCAGATACTT GCTGAGTGGGGGCCGCTTCGCCATGTTCGTGTGATCAAAGAGAGGAATTCTGGCATCTCCCGTGGATTTGCGTTTATTGATTTTCCTTCTGTG GGAGCAGCATGTGCAATGATGGATAGGATTGGGGATGATGGTCTTGTTGTTGATGACAGAAAGCTTTTCTTTGAGTACAG TAAGCCAACTGGGGGGTCAGGTGGACCTTTTGGTCAAGATAAATCTGGTCAGCACAGAAAAATCACAGTGCCATCTGATTGGATGTGCACCATTTGTGGCTGTATCAATTTTGCAAGGCGTACATCCTGCTTTCAG TGCAATGAGCCACGAGCTGATGATGCACCACCAGCAGATATAGCTTTATCAAATCCACCATCCTTAGGAAAGAAAGGATTTGAGGCAG GTCCAACTCATGTTTTGGTAGTTCGTGGATTGGATGATAATGCGGATGAGGAGATGCTTCGCTATGAATTTTCCAAACATGCTCCAATAAAG GATCTTCGACTGGTTAGAGATAAGTTTACTCATGTTTCAAGGGGATTTGCGTTTGTACATTTCCATTCG GTTGAGGATGCTACTAAAGCCCTTGATGCGACCATTGGAACCACTCTTGAGAAGAATGGGCAGATCTTACGAGTGGCTTATGCAAAGAGCATTCTTGGCCCAGGGGCATCAGGACCGTCACAGTCAAGCAGCTTAGCAGCAGCTGCAATTGAGGCAGCGGCATTTTCCCAACAG TATGATGCTGCTGGATGGGCACCCAAGGAATATAACCCAGATGACAATCAATCTGCTGGTGGGCAGGAGCAAGCCGGTGGGGAGATTACAGTTCAAAAGGATGGTTCTGCACCACAATCTGGTTTTGTGTGGGATGAAGCATCTGGTTATTACTATGATGCTGCTTCGGGCTTCTACTTTGATGGAAATACAG GTCTTTATTATGATGGCAATCAAGGGGTTTGGTACTCTTATGACCAGCAAACTCAGCAGTACATCCCTTTCACAGATAACAATGACAATAAAGCATCTAGTAATCAGTCTGAGAATTCCAAGTCATCTGACGGTTCCAGTAACAGAAAAGTAGTAATTTCTGCTCCAGCTGCTACAATTACATCCACAGAGAAGGCTGCCTCATTACCTGATGCTGTCCAGGCTGCTGCTTCAGCAGCATTAGCtgcagagaaaaaagagaaggagaaagcaAAAGAGATAAAACTTGCTTCAAAGAGCAGTATTTTGgctaacaagaagaaaatgaacaatGTATTAACAATGTGGAAGCAAAGGAGTCATGAAGGACAGACTACCCGTGTGGCTCTTGATGATAGTCATCCATCTACTCCAGCTGATGACAGGTCGTTTTCAGTTGGGCAATCCACGAAGAGCAAGTTTAAATCTGATACAACAACCACAAAGAAGAGCTCTATGTCCAGTTCAGGAGTAGTCACAGCTCCATCTGCCCAAACTAATGGTTTGGAGTCTTCAGTCAAGCCAAGACCTGTGAGCAACAGCTCAGGAGGGACTTTGATGGGGGTTATAAGGGGTTCTGGACGAGGTGTTGTGAAGTCTGATACTTCATATTCTGGACCATCTGCTGGTGTTTCTACATCCAATGCTGCTGTACCTCTAACCATGGCAGGTTCATCAACAAATGCAGATACATCTTCTTTTGCAACTCCTTTTAGGACAGATGTATCTGCATTGGGCTCTTACACACCACCTGTGGCTGCTGGGAGTGGCAAGAGGAGATTTTCTGAAATGCCTCTACCATCTGCTGCTACTCACAAGGAGCAACCACAAAATTCCTACAGGGATCGTGCAGCTGAAAGGAGGAGCTTGTATGGTTCTTCTTCTGTTGGAGACGATTTGCCTGATGCGGATCCTC ATCGGGATTCTGCATTCAAAAGGAGTACTTTGGATCCAATGCCTTTCCCCCCTGGTGTTGGAGGAGGACGTGTGATTGGAGATGCTCAGAGTTATGAGGTGATTACAGCAGACAAGGCACTTGGTGAGAGCAATGTAGGCAATCGAATGCTTCGCAATATGGGCTGGCAAGAGGGCTCG GGGCTGGGGAAGGATGGCGGTGGAATGGTTGAACCAGTTCAAGCACAAGCCATAGATAGGAGAGCAGGACTTGGGAGTCAGCAGAAGAAGTTGGATCCTAGTCTTGAGGTGCAGGCTGGGGATAGTTACAAAACACTGATTCAAAAGAAGGCTCTTGCTAGGTTCCGGGAGATGTAG